In a genomic window of Occallatibacter riparius:
- a CDS encoding metallophosphoesterase — MDSLIELPAEPLTAPVPVDEIPDLSHAEFLVPGKSVTRRRVLKTMFFGTAGMALYAGEIERHWIDVVHRDIHIAGLPHAFEGMTIAQLSDIHLDEYTEPFLLREAIDHINRMKPDMVLLTGDYVSAEVLSKKMTMGAAWQCAKLLTAIECKEKYAILGNHDILAGANEVTEAIASNGIPVLRNGFLPIERHGSRIWLAGIDDPVLGKPDADLAMPVAIRNQTHEPIILMCHAPDFVDALSQHPVSRSIALVLSGHTHGGQVRIPFMGAMHLPPGGRKYVEGLFQMGGMQLYVNRGIGAVGVPFRFNCRPEITRFRLRAAKPQVPYMQS; from the coding sequence ATGGATTCGCTCATCGAACTCCCCGCCGAACCGCTCACTGCACCTGTACCGGTTGACGAGATCCCCGACCTCTCCCACGCCGAGTTCCTGGTGCCCGGCAAGTCAGTCACCCGCCGCCGCGTACTCAAAACGATGTTCTTCGGCACCGCGGGTATGGCTCTCTACGCCGGTGAAATCGAGCGCCACTGGATCGACGTCGTGCATCGCGACATACACATTGCCGGTCTTCCCCATGCCTTCGAGGGCATGACCATCGCGCAGCTTAGCGATATCCATCTTGACGAGTACACCGAGCCATTCCTGCTGCGCGAAGCCATCGACCACATCAATCGCATGAAGCCGGACATGGTCCTGCTCACGGGCGACTACGTCAGCGCCGAAGTGCTCTCGAAGAAGATGACCATGGGCGCTGCCTGGCAATGCGCCAAGCTTCTCACCGCCATCGAGTGCAAGGAGAAGTACGCCATCCTCGGCAATCACGACATCCTGGCGGGCGCCAACGAAGTCACCGAGGCCATCGCCTCCAATGGAATCCCCGTGCTGCGCAATGGCTTCCTGCCTATCGAGCGCCACGGCAGCCGCATCTGGCTCGCCGGCATCGACGACCCCGTGCTCGGCAAGCCCGACGCCGACCTCGCCATGCCTGTAGCCATCCGCAACCAGACGCACGAGCCCATCATCCTGATGTGCCACGCGCCTGATTTTGTCGACGCTCTCTCGCAGCATCCGGTCAGCCGTTCGATCGCGCTCGTGCTCAGCGGTCACACCCACGGGGGCCAGGTACGCATCCCGTTCATGGGGGCCATGCATCTGCCGCCGGGCGGCCGCAAATACGTTGAAGGACTGTTCCAGATGGGCGGCATGCAGCTTTACGTCAATCGCGGCATCGGCGCTGTCGGCGTGCCGTTCCGGTTTAACTGCCGCCCCGAGATCACGCGCTTCCGCCTGCGCGCCGCGAAACCTCAGGTCCCCTACATGCAATCCTGA
- a CDS encoding DUF3224 domain-containing protein, whose protein sequence is MSLRAEGSFDVKNTPLAADETTAGTGIGRFALDKQYHGDLEATAKGLMLGCGNPADGTAGYVALEQVEGTLAGLAGSFAVQHSGTMGHGTLDLKLLIVPGSGTGELAGISGSMSFANDSGKHSYVLDYTLPQP, encoded by the coding sequence ATGAGTCTGCGTGCCGAAGGAAGCTTCGACGTTAAGAACACACCGCTCGCTGCAGATGAAACCACGGCCGGCACAGGCATTGGCCGCTTCGCCCTCGACAAGCAGTATCACGGCGATCTGGAAGCCACCGCGAAGGGTCTGATGCTCGGCTGCGGAAACCCTGCTGACGGCACGGCGGGTTATGTGGCTCTTGAACAGGTGGAAGGCACGCTGGCAGGCCTCGCGGGATCGTTCGCCGTGCAGCACAGCGGAACTATGGGCCACGGCACGCTCGATCTGAAACTGCTCATTGTTCCCGGCTCAGGAACGGGTGAACTGGCGGGCATCTCCGGTAGCATGAGCTTCGCCAACGACAGCGGCAAGCATTCCTACGTGCTCGACTACACGCTGCCGCAACCGTAA